A segment of the Ipomoea triloba cultivar NCNSP0323 chromosome 1, ASM357664v1 genome:
TCATCTTCCTAGTAATTGATTTTCcattgaatttgaattccatttcccttAAAATATTTTCGGCGAACTAAACAAGCctaaaagtataaaaatattatatttgtcctcaaaaaatattatgtgttcaagtaacaaacattttattcctgatttagtattatatttgcataTTGACACGACCTGAGTTACTTAGTTTCTCACATAAGCGTGACACTGTTTTAAAAGATGggtaattattgaaaaatacaACTTGAACTCTCAAATCTAGTCTTGAATGATCGGATTGAAGCAACGGAAGTTTTCAATGAATGACTATTCTGGTTGTATATATATGACCAGCTcgttttctttataattataatgaaatcTGTCAATCATCTTGACTCTTGGGTCAACGTTTTACCTGCTACAACAAATTTAATTTCCTCTAGCTATAGTAACGTGCCCAATTAAGCTAGTGCCATTTCTTTGTGGGatttgatgaagatgaagatgaaaatggtCTTCACCTTCTTCATATTTATCATTTCCATCCACAATAATCTTTCAGCCGCTGTTGATACCTTAGCTACGAACCAAACGTTGTCAGATGACGGCGGAACAATGCTCGTCTCCGCTAGTCAAACGTTTGTCCTAGGATTCTTCAGTCCGTGGAGCTCAAGAAACCGGTACCTCGGAATTTGGGTCAGAAATGAGCCTGAACGGACAGTGGTCTGGGTGGCTAACAACAATAACCCAATTTCGGATTTTTCTGGTGTCCTCAGGCTCACACCCACCGGAGATTTAATCATCAGCAGTACGAAGAACCACCAAGTAGCAAATATAGTTTGGCTGTCAAATTCATCTgccttatttggtaaatggctgttagttgattggatTAGAAGGTATAAAtagttataatattaattaattgtaaaaaaatgtttagtaaatgagtttggtataattttctttttaatcaaataactaatagtagttaaataagttaaaattgactgatagactaactattttatcaaacagGTTCGCCATCTGGAATCAAGAATCCTGTCCTGCAGCTCCTGGACAACGGTAACCTGGTGGTGAAGAATGGGATTAGGGATAGCGGATTTGTCTGGCAAAGCTTTGATTATCCAGGCGATACATTGCTTGCAGGGATGAAGATTGGGTGGAACCTGAAAACAAGAACAGAATGGTATCTAAAATCCTGGAGAAACCAAAACGATCCCTCCATGGGGGATTTCACGTTTCGGATAGACATTCTTGGACTTCCCACGGGAATCCTTCGCAGGGGTTCAACAGTGCAGTTCAGAACCGGAACCTGGGATGGGCGTAAGCTGGGCCAATATTCCTTTGTTGATCTCTACATGGGTGTTCTCAAGCCAATTTTTGTGTACAACGATGAAACAGCGTATTTCATGTTCCAAAGTGTTGAAAGCTCGAGTATTTCGAGGTTGGTTGTGTGTGAGACAGGGCAGATCACAATCTCTATATGGAGACGACTCAAAAAGAATTCTGGGTGGTTCAATATTGGTCCTATTCAGGTAGACCATTGTGACCCTTATGGAACCTGCGGCAATAACAGCTTATGCATCATGATTCCTTACTCAAATTGTTCATCTGTTTATGTTCCCAGGAACCAACAAAAAGGGAAAACATCGAAGGGTTTTGATTGCATCATCAGTATTGGTAATCACAGGGCTGTTCCTCCTGGCCATAACTACCTGGTATAGCTGTCATGCAAGGGCTGCTAGAAGGAAAAAAAGAGGTGAATATATATGTCTTAGATTATTACAATGTAATGTTGTCCAATTGACATAGTTGATACTTGATTCTTTAGTTCACTATTTGTCACGCAGTTATAGGAAGGGAAGAAAGTCTTGCATTACAAAGGGACTCATCGGAGCTACCAATGATTGCTTTTGATGAACTAGTGGCTGCTACCAACAACTTCAGCGAGGATAACAAGCTTGGTGTAGGAGGATTTGGCTCTGTTTATAAGGTACTTATAGTTTCTTAAATGTATTTTGTACTTTATGAAAGTTTATGATCGGTTGACGAATTGAtaattcttaaaaaattaattaacaatagGCCGGGGATACTAATagatgaacaagaaataatagTAAAGAGGCTATCAAGTTTTTCAGGATAAGACACCCAAGAGTTCAAGAATGAAATCTTAGTAATCTCCAAACTCCAACATAGAAATCTTGTTCGGCCAGCATTCATGGGGAAGAGAAGTTAGTCAGTTACTAGTCTATGAACATATGAGAAATAAAAGCTTGGATACTTTGCTATTTGgtaatattatcatattacGTTACAAACTTTACCATTCTTAAAAGTTTTTtcgtttccaaaaaaaagttctttcatttttaaaacttcaaattttattatgttttcgaaaatcaataaattttttttcgttTATTCAACTATACATCTGAATAGATCCAACAAAAAAAGTACAGCTTGATTGGGCAAAACGTTTCAACATAATACAAGGTATAGCGAGAGGGATCGTCTATCTCCACAGAGATTCTTGTTTGAGGGTTATTCACCGAGATCTCAAGGCTAGCAATATTTTGTTGGATGAAGACTTGAATCCTAAAATCTCAGACTTCGGAATGGCAAGAGAATTTAAGGTAACTGAAGAATTGGCAAATACTCATAGAGTTGTGGGAATCCTTCTTCAATGATCACATATCTTAAATCTCTAACTAAAAACCTAGTTGATATCTTGTatgaaaattaatgaagtgtCCAAATTTATTGTAGTGGTTATATGTCACCTGAATATGTTATGAGAGGACTATTTTCTGAGAAGTCCGATGTTTATAGCTTTTGGAGGTTATCAGGGGAAGGAGAAACTGTGGATTCCATAACCAAGATAATGTCAGCCTTCTCAATTATGTAAGAGCAtcattttagatttttaaaattacaaattttacaaGTAGGAAAAttactttctttaatttttagttcTGTAAGTTTTGAAACTATTTCAGGCATGGCAATTATGGATTGAAAGAAGAGAAGGTGATCTAATAGACGAATCAATTATCAACTCGTGTTCTTTTATAGAAGCACTGCGGTGTAT
Coding sequences within it:
- the LOC116026450 gene encoding G-type lectin S-receptor-like serine/threonine-protein kinase At4g27290, encoding MKMKMKMVFTFFIFIISIHNNLSAAVDTLATNQTLSDDGGTMLVSASQTFVLGFFSPWSSRNRYLGIWVRNEPERTVVWVANNNNPISDFSGVLRLTPTGDLIISSTKNHQVANIVWLSNSSALFGKWLLVDWIRRFAIWNQESCPAAPGQR